A stretch of Triticum aestivum cultivar Chinese Spring chromosome 1D, IWGSC CS RefSeq v2.1, whole genome shotgun sequence DNA encodes these proteins:
- the LOC123157909 gene encoding protein FAR1-RELATED SEQUENCE 9-like, which translates to MYRDPPIVFSDAPPAGSAANWHTEDGAANEESFVQQPFTSHGGGDSGGVVNTHGGMHDADEDDDISSQPLLPYVGMEFDSIEDAQKFYNDYAFGTGFGSRIASSKNNQKKGPQQLIKRVFQCVHAGKPETTCETSSYSEGIAAGGSSSSKQAGVEMDVTVKRQRNRIPLMQHEEIVRFYRSHRKIPEEDYQLLMTMHDVNLSTTNCMGMLGMVHGGDRRKLPYVKRDVSNARSKLRQNQSFQDMDMTVAYFKRRQAENAQFYYATEVDKETNEVTALFWVDGRTRALYPKYKDCVFFDTTFCTNRYNLPFAPIVGVNNHLQTVLLGCALVPNEQIETFKWVFQHWMIAMNNEHPLNLMTDQDKAMETAIKDVFPNTVHRCCKWHVQRKAREKLGRILSMDENFEQVFYGVINDSETVDEFEENWQHMLHCFKLVDNRHLSNMWRKRETWAPAYFRKNFFPFTSTTGRSEGLNCYFKTFVNPQDSVWRFVQQYEVLQETMLDREDNQAFIGHATTAPLYSRYNFERQAVHFYTRSVFLKFQKEVMASTGFIMNLAPALDNASVRFELHSNYFENPRIFSVNVVLAEEKFECSCNCFEMNGIICAHIIRVMVHLNVQKIPQRYMLERWSEAATTAMSGGGCLLDFGHPATNTLKYNALCRKYTWLASQACSNDLAYKIMNDAAHQLEPLIAAAKQGALPEQQEANQPQAMQQQQQTPEPTTVPQPDGDAMLQNPACVPKKGRPTEKSKRRKTLLEQREDAHKNKAKKDEKKQTKPRGKLGPKKKAPPCSYCNEEGHGFQTCQYLKAAMGVKKCPYCEEQGHAVQECAYLKAAMKTDASMARATELRL; encoded by the exons ATGTACCGAGATCCTCCAATTGTTTTCTCTGATGCTCCTCCGGCTGGATCCGCTGCAAATTGG CATACCGAAGATGGGGCGGCAAATGAGGAGAGTTTTGTTCAGCAACCTTTCACAAGTCATGGTGGTGGGGATTCAGGTGGTGTCGTAAACACTCACGGTGGAATGCATGATgcagatgaggatgatgatatttcATCTCAGCCACTTCTGCCCTATGTTGGCATGGAATTTGACTCAATTGAAGATGCCCAAAAGTTCTATAATGACTACGCATTTGGAACGGGTTTTGGCTCACGCATAGCTTCCTCAAAGAACAACCAGAAGAAAGGTCCACAACAACTTATCAAGAGGGTCTTCCAATGTGTGCATGCTGGCAAACCGGAGACTACATGTGAGACAAGCAGCTACTCGGAAGGAATTGCAGCAGGGGGAAGCTCATCAAGCAAGCAGGCCGGGGTTGAAATGGATGTGACAGTCAAGCGTCAGAGGAATCGGATT CCTTTGATGCAGCATGAGGAGATTGTGAGGTTCTACCGCTCACACCGCAAAATTCCAGAAGAAGATTACCAACTACTGATGACAATGCATGATGTAAACTTGTCAACTACAAATTGCATGGGAATGCTTGGAATGGTCCATGGCGGAGACCGGAGGAAACTGCCATATGTGAAGAGGGATGTTTCAAATGCGCGTTCCAAGCTGCGACAAAATCAGTCATTTCAGGACATGGATATGACGGTTGCTTACTTTAAGAGGCGTCAAGCTGAGAATGCTCAATTCTACTACGCAACAGAAGTTGACAAAGAAACAAACGAAGTGACAGCTCTGTTTTGGGTGGATGGAAGGACAAGAGCATTGTACCCAAAGTACAAAGATTGTGTGTTCTTTGACACAACATTTTGCACAAATCGGTATAATCTGCCTTTCGCTCCTATTGTTGGTGTGAACAACCACTTGCAAACCGTGCTGCTAGGTTGTGCCTTGGTGCCAAATGAACAAATAGAAACTTTCAAGTGGGTGTTTCAACATTGGATGATTGCAATGAATAATGAGCACCCGTTGAACCTAATGACTGACCAGGACAAGGCAATGGAAACAGCAATAAAAGATGTCTTCCCAAACACAGTGCATAGGTGCTGCAAATGGCACGTCCAGCGAAAAGCAAGGGAAAAATTGGGTAGGATCCTGAGCATGGATGAAAATTTTGAGCAGGTTTTCTATGGGGTTATCAATGATTCGGAGACGGTGGATGAGTTCGAGGAGAATTGGCAGCATATGCTGCATTGCTTTAAATTGGTTGACAACAGACATCTAAGCAACATGTGGCGTAAGCGAGAGACATGGGCTCCAGCATACTTCCGAAAGAACTTCTTCCCATTTACAAGCACTACAGGGCGGTCTGAGGGTCTCAACTGCTACTTCAAGACATTTGTCAACCCTCAAGACTCTGTCTGGAGATTTGTACAACAATATGAGGTGCTTCAAGAAACaatgttggaccgtgaagataatCAAGCTTTCATAGGCCACGCAACAACTGCACCACTTTACTCAAG GTACAACTTTGAGCGCCAAGCAGTTCACTTCTATACCCGAAGCGTGTTTCTCAAGTTTCAAAAAGAGGTCATGGCATCAACAGGCTTCATCATGAACCTGGCCCCTGCTCTTGACAATGCAAGCGTGAGGTTTGAGCTGCACTCAAATTACTTTGAGAACCCCCGAATATTTTCAGTGAATGTTGTGTTGGCAGAGGAGAAGTTTGAATGCAGTTGCAACTGTTTTGAGATGAATGGGATTATTTGTGCACACATCATAAGGGTAATGGTGCATCTCAATGTCCAAAAAATTCCACAAAGATACATGCTAGAGAGGTGGTCAGAAGCTGCGACAACGGCAATGAGCGGTGGTGGATGTCTCCTAGATTTTGGGCACCCTGCAACCAACACTCTCAAGTACAACGCCTTGTGCAGAAAGTATACATGGTTGGCTTCACAAGCTTGCAGCAACGATCTTGCCTACAAAATAATGAATGATGCAGCTCACCAACTTGAGCCCCTCATAGCTGCAGCAAAGCAAGGGGCGCTCCCAGAACAACAGGAAGCAAATCAGCCGCAAGCAATGCAACAGCAACAACAAACCCCCGAGCCAACCACTGTGCCGCAACCTGATGGCGATGCCATGCTTCAGAACCCCGCATGTGTTCCAAAAAAAGGGCGTCCGACTGAAAAATCAAAGAGGAGAAAGACTCTGCTTGAGCAACGAGAAGATGCACATAAGAATAAAGCTAAGAAAGATGAAAAGAAGCAAACCAAGCCCAGAGGAAAACTTGGACCAAAGAAGAAAGCGCCTCCTTGTTCGTACTGCAACGAAGAAGGTCACGGTTTCCAAACATGCCAGTACTTGAAGGCTGCAATGGGGGTCAAAAAATGTCCCTACTGTGAAGAGCAAGGTCATGCTGTGCAAGAATGTGCCTACCTAAAAGCTGCAATGAAGACAGATGCTAGCATGGCTAGAGCAACAGAGCTTAGGCTGTGA